One Brassica oleracea var. oleracea cultivar TO1000 chromosome C7, BOL, whole genome shotgun sequence genomic window carries:
- the LOC106305680 gene encoding catalase-1, producing the protein MDPYRVRPSSAHDSPFFTTNSGAPVWNNNSSLTAGTRGPILLEDYHLLEKLANFDRERIPERVVHARGASAKGFFEVTHDITHLTCADFLRGPGVQTPVIVRFSTVIHERGSPETLRDPRGFAVKFYTREGNFDLVGNNFPVFFVRDGMKFPDMVHALKPNPKSHIQENWRILDFFSHHPESLHMFSFLFDDLGIPQDYRHMDGFGVNTYMLINKAGKAHYVKFHWKPSCGVKCLLDEEAIKVGGSNHSHATKDLYDSIASGNYPEWNLFVQVMDPAHEDKFDFDPLDVTKIWPEDILPLQPVGRLVLNKNIDNFFNENEQIAFCPAIVVPGVHYSDDKLLQTRIFSYADSQRHRLGPNYLQLPVNAPKCAHHNNHHEGFMNFMHRDEEVNYFPSRLNPVRHADKYPTTPVFCSGNREKCMIEKENNFQQPGERYRSWDADRQERFVKRFVEALAEPRVTHEIRSIWISYWTQADKSLGQKLASRLNVRPKY; encoded by the exons ATGGATCCATACAGG GTTCGTCCTTCAAGCGCTCATGATTCGCCCTTCTTCACGACAAACTCGGGTGCTCCTGTCTGGAACAACAACTCCTCTTTGACTGCTGGAACCAGAG GCCCTATTCTTCTGGAAGACTATCATCTGCTTGAGAAATTAGCCAACTTTGACAGGGAGCGGATTCCTGAAAGAGTTGTTCATGCCAGAGGTGCTAGTGCTAAAGGTTTCTTTGAAGTCACCCATGACATTACCCACCTTACCTGTGCTGATTTTCTCCGAGGACCTGGCGTCCAGACTCCTGTCATTGTTCGTTTCTCTACTGTGATCCACGAGCGCGGCAGCCCCGAGACTCTCAGAGATCCTCGTGGTTTTGCTGTCAAGTTCTACACCAGAGAG GGGAACTTTGATCTTGTTGGCAACAACTTCCCTGTCTTCTTCGTCCGCGACGGGATGAAGTTCCCTGACATGGTCCACGCCTTGAAACCGAACCCCAAATCCCACATTCAGGAGAACTGGAGGATACTGGACTTCTTCTCACACCACCCTGAGAGTCTTCACATGTTTTCGTTCCTCTTTGACGATCTCGGTATCCCACAGGACTACAGGCACATGGATGGCTTTGGTGTCAACACCTACATGCTTATCAACAAAGCCGGAAAAGCTCACTACGTCAAGTTCCACTGGAAACCGTCTTGTGGGGTTAAATGCCTCCTTGATGAGGAAGCTATCAAGGTCGGAGGATCCAACCACAGCCATGCAACCAAGGATCTCTATGACTCAATCGCTTCTGGGAACTATCCAGAGTGGAATCTCTTCGTTCAAGTGATGGATCCTGCTCATGAAGACAAGTTTGACTTCGACCCTCTTGATGTCACCAAGATCTGGCCTGAAGATATCTTGCCTCTGCAGCCTGTTGGCCGCTTGGTGCTGAACAAAAACATCGACAACTTCTTTAACGAGAATGAGCAGATTGCTTTCTGCCCTGCTATTGTCGTTCCTGGCGTCCATTACTCAGATGATAAGCTGCTCCAGACCAGGATCTTCTCCTACGCTGATAGTCAGAGACACCGTCTTGGACCAAACTATCTGCAGCTGCCGGTTAATGCTCCAAAATGTGCTCACCACAACAATCACCATGAAGGTTTCATGAACTTCATGCACCGAGATGAGGAG GTTAATTACTTCCCTTCAAGGTTGAATCCGGTTCGCCATGCTGACAAATACCCAACAACTCCTGTTTTCTGCTCTGGAAATCGTGAGAAG TGCATGATTGAGAAGGAGAACAACTTTCAGCAGCCAGGGGAACGATACAGGTCCTGGGACGCAGACAG GCAAGAGCGTTTCGTGAAGCGTTTTGTTGAAGCACTTGCGGAGCCTCGCGTGACGCACGAGATTCGCAGCATTTGGATATCTTACTGGACTCAGGCAGACAAATCGCTGGGACAGAAACTAGCTTCCCGTCTTAACGTGAGGCCTAAGTACTGA
- the LOC106305679 gene encoding catalase-3, with product MDPYKYRPSSAYNAPFYTTNGGAPVSNNISSLTIGERGPVLLEDYHLIEKVANFTRERIPERVVHARGISAKGFFEVTHDISNLTCADFLRAPGVQTPVIVRFSTVVHERASPETMRDIRGFAVKFYTREGNFDLVGNNTPVFFIRDGIQFPDVVHALKPNPKTNIQEYWRILDYMSHLPESLLTWCWMFDDVGIPQDYRHMEGFGVHTYTLVSKSGKVLFVKFHWKPTCGIKNLTDEEAKVVGGANHSHATKDLHDAIASGNYPEWKLFIQTMDPADEDKFDFDPLDVTKIWPEDILPLQPVGRLVLNRTIDNFFNETEQLAFNPGLVVPGIYYSDDKLLQCRIFAYGDTQRHRLGPNYLQLPVNAPKCAHHNNHHEGFMNFMHRDEEINYYPSKFDPVRCAEKAPIPNKSYTGIRTKCIIKKENNFKQPGDRYRSWAPDRQDRFVKRWVEILSEPRLTHEIRGIWISYWSQADRSLGQKLASRLNVRPSI from the exons ATGGATCCTTACAAG TACCGTCCGTCGAGCGCGTACAACGCTCCGTTCTACACCACAAACGGCGGTGCTCCGGTCTCCAACAACATCTCCTCCCTCACCATCGGAGAAAGAG GTCCGGTTCTTCTTGAGGACTACCATCTGATCGAGAAGGTTGCTAACTTCACCAGGGAGAGGATTCCTGAGAGAGTGGTTCATGCCAGAGGAATCAGTGCTAAGGGCTTCTTTGAGGTCACCCATGACATTTCAAACCTCACTTGTGCCGATTTCCTCAGAGCCCCTGGTGTTCAGACTCCCGTCATCGTCCGTTTCTCCACCGTCGTTCACGAGCGTGCCAGCCCTGAAACCATGAGAGACATCCGTGGCTTCGCCGTCAAGTTTTACACCAGAGAG GGAAACTTCGATCTTGTTGGAAACAACACTCCGGTGTTCTTCATCCGCGACGGGATTCAGTTCCCGGACGTCGTCCACGCCCTGAAGCCGAACCCGAAAACAAACATCCAGGAGTACTGGAGGATACTGGACTACATGTCCCACTTACCAGAGAGTCTCCTCACATGGTGCTGGATGTTTGATGACGTCGGTATCCCACAAGACTACAGGCACATGGAAGGTTTCGGTGTCCACACCTACACTCTTGTCTCCAAATCCGGAAAGGTTCTCTTCGTGAAGTTCCACTGGAAACCAACTTGTGGGATCAAGAATCTCACCGATGAAGAGGCTAAGGTAGTTGGAGGAGCCAACCACAGCCACGCGACTAAGGATCTCCACGATGCTATTGCGTCTGGTAACTACCCTGAGTGGAAGCTTTTTATTCAGACCATGGATCCTGCGGATGAGGATAAGTTTGACTTCGACCCGCTCGATGTGACCAAGATCTGGCCTGAGGATATCTTGCCTCTGCAGCCTGTTGGTCGGTTGGTTCTGAACAGGACTATTGATAACTTCTTTAATGAGACTGAGCAGCTCGCTTTCAACCCTGGTCTTGTGGTTCCTGGGATTTACTACTCGGATGATAAGCTGCTCCAGTGTAGGATCTTTGCGTATGGTGACACTCAGAGACATCGTCTTGGACCCAACTATCTGCAGCTGCCGGTTAATGCTCCCAAATGTGCTCACCACAACAATCACCATGAAGGGTTTATGAACTTCATGCACAGAGATGAGGAG ATCAATTACTATCCCTCAAAGTTTGATCCTGTCCGCTGCGCAGAGAAAGCTCCTATCCCTAACAAATCATACACTGGAATCAGAACAAAG TGCATCATCAAGAAGGAGAACAACTTCAAGCAGCCAGGAGACAGATACAGATCATGGGCACCAGACAG GCAAGACAGGTTTGTGAAGAGATGGGTTGAGATACTGTCAGAGCCACGTCTGACTCATGAGATCCGCGGCATCTGGATCTCTTACTGGTCTCAG GCTGACCGATCACTGGGACAGAAACTTGCAAGCCGTCTGAACGTAAGGCCAAGCATCTAG